From a single Brassica oleracea var. oleracea cultivar TO1000 chromosome C5, BOL, whole genome shotgun sequence genomic region:
- the LOC106343348 gene encoding uncharacterized protein LOC106343348: protein MDLVVDDGAEPIQQQRKKQGEAISRIEEEKLGIRDLRFGINVTQRREATVEHGIGKRGKPRGPPPSAMQSESVVGIGDSRTLCVSLLHTLMFRQVSHKTQRHRQ from the exons ATGGATCTTGTTGTTGATGACGGTGCTGAACCAATCCAGCAACAGAGAAAGAAGCAAGGAGAAGCCATATCGAGAATTGAAGAAGAGAAATTGGGGATCAGAGACTTACGCTTCGGCATCAACGTTACTCAACGACGGGAGGCGACAGTGGAGCACGGGATTGGGAAGAGAGGGAAGCCGCGAGGGCCTCCTCCATCTGCAATGCAATCGGAAAGCGTAGTCGGAATCGGCGATTCAAGAACACTGTGCGTCTCTCTCCTCCACACACTCATGTTTCGACAGGTGTCTCATAAG ACGCAGCGTCATCGGCAATAA
- the LOC106343347 gene encoding carbon catabolite repressor protein 4 homolog 3 codes for MRCVGCSWSRPTGASRISFGGHLSSGFHRSHLSSSSLSFPSSGDASFLVSCSSTSEPSDHKDSSNRSYSRRWYNPLPRRRHADQMPTSRIARDWIDSDTSTVSEDSERFTVVSYNILGDRNSSYHKDLYSNVSFPYLKWGYRKRLICEELIRLRPDIICMQEVDKYFDLFSMMEKAGYAGSYKRRTGDNVDGCAIFWKADRFRVLERENIEFSQFGMRDNVAQLSVLELRKSMSRKILVGNIHVLYNPNRGDVKLGQIRSLCTKAHLLSTKWGDIPIVLGGDYNSLPQSPLYNFLASSELNIMKQDKRELSGQRNRLPNQVLEAGGKPSNPITSINICSSSSWSNEEIRLATGQENSYWAVHPLKLHSSYASVKGSTNTRDSIGEPLATSYHSKFLGTVDYLWYSDGIAPARVLDTLPIDVLCRTRGLPCQELGSDHLALVSEFFFEPNG; via the exons ATGCGTTGCGTGGGTTGTTCTTGGTCACGGCCAACCGGAGCTTCTCGAATCTCCTTTGGTGGTCACCTTTCGTCTGGATTTCACCGCTCTCATTTATCGTCGTCATCTCTCTCTTTTCCATCCTCTGGCGATGCGAGCTTCCTCGTGTCCTGCTCCTCCACATCTGAACCGTCCGATCATAAAGATTCGTCAAACCGCTCGTACAGCCGTCGATGGTACAATCCTCTTCCTCGGCGTCGACATGCCGATCAAATGCCAACTTCACGGATTGCTCGTGACTGGATTGATTCAGATACCTCTACCGTGTCCGAAG ATTCAGAAAGATTCACTGTCGTGTCATACAACATACTGGGAGATAGAAACTCATCGTATCACAAAGATTTGTACTCCAACGTCTCGTTTCCTTACCTCAAGTGGGGTTACCGCAAAAGGTTGATATGCGAGGAACTCATTCGTCTCAGACCAGACATAATCTGTATGCAG GAAGTAGACAAGTATTTCGATCTATTCAGCATGATGGAGAAAGCTGGATATGCTGGCTCCTACAAG CGGCGAACTGGAGATAACGTTGATGGATGCGCAATCTTTTGGAAGGCTGACAG GTTTCGGGTTTTGGAGAGGGAAAACATTGAGTTTAGCCAGTTTGGTATGCGTGATAACGTTGCACAACTTTCTGTTCTCGAG CTGAGGAAGTCTATGTCAAGAAAGATACTGGTGGGTAACATTCATGTGCTTTATAATCCAAATAGAGGAGATGTGAAGCTGGGTCAG ATCCGTTCGCTCTGCACAAAGGCTCACCTGCTCTCTACGAAATGGGGTGATATTCCTATTGTTCTAGGCGGAGATTACAATAGCTTACCCCAG AGTCCATTGTACAACTTCTTGGCGTCCTCTGAA CTGAATATCATGAAACAAGACAAAAGGGAGCTGTCTGGCCAGAGAAATCGTCTTCCTAACCAAGTTCTCGAGGCAGGAGGCAAACCTAGTAATCCAATAACTTCCATAAACAT ATGCTCAAGTAGCTCTTGGAGCAACGAAGAGATCCGTCTCGCGACCGGGCAAGAGAACTCGTACTGGGCTGTGCATCCGTTGAAACTCCATAGCTCATACGCCTCAGTTAAG GGTTCAACAAATACAAGGGACTCTATTGGTGAACCTCTAGCAACCTCGTACCACTCCAAATTTCTTGGAACGGTTGATTACCTCTG GTATTCAGATGGTATTGCACCTGCAAGAGTTCTTGATACACTTCCCATTGATGTCCTCTGCAGAACCAGAGGCCTTCCTTGTCAA GAGTTGGGTAGCGATCACTTGGCATTGGTTTCTGAATTTTTCTTTGAACCGAATGGTTGA
- the LOC106293692 gene encoding uncharacterized protein LOC106293692, producing the protein MALSSMTWAYARIIAGTLLGGTLGFYVMHRVEVSYKMKMEEALRQYEKDMKKRQEEENLGHISGDSA; encoded by the exons ATGGCGTTGAGCTCGATGACGTGGGCTTACGCACGGATCATAGCTGGAACACTTCTCGGTGGGACTCTCGGATTTTACGTAATGCACCGCGTCGAAGTTAGCTACAAG ATGAAGATGGAGGAAGCGTTAAGGCAATACGAAAAGGACATGAAGAAGAGACAAGAAGAAGAGAATCTCGGTCACATCAGCGGAGATTCAGCTTAG
- the LOC106295328 gene encoding protein ASPARTIC PROTEASE IN GUARD CELL 1-like yields MASARFLSLLPIVTLSLLLTTTDASSRSLPTSHETTVLDVVSSLQQTQHILSIDPTRSSLTTTTAAKESIPVFLNSSSPLSLELHSRDTLVASQHKNYKSLVLSRLERDSSRVASIIAKVKLAVEGADSETHYQPEELTTPVISGASQGSGEYFSRLGVGTPAKEMYMVLDTGSDINWIQCKPCSSCYQQSDPIFDPSSSSTYKSLTCSAPQCASLRASACRSDKCLYQVRYGDGSFTVGEYATDTVTFGSSGKVDNVALGCGRDNEGLFTGAAGLLGLGGGALSMTSQIKAKSFSYCLVDRDSGKSSSLDFNSVQVGAGDATAPILRNSKIDTFYYVGFTGFSVGGQQVSIPSSAFAVDASGTGGVILDCGTAVTRLQTQAYNSLRDAFVKLTANLKRGTSSISLFDTCYDFSSLSTVKVPTVAFHFTGGKTLNLPAKNYLIPIDDAGTFCFAFAPTSSSLSIIGNVQQQGTRITYDLANHLIGLSANKC; encoded by the exons ATGGCTTCCGCAAGATTTTTATCTCTCCTCCCCATCGTCACTCTCTCTCTTCTCCTCACCACGACCGATGCTTCCTCTCGCTCCCTACCAACATCACACGAAACGACCGTACTCGACGTCGTTTCATCTCTCCAGCAAACACAACACATCCTCTCAATCGACCCGACTCGTTCCTCACTCACCACCACCACCGCCGCAAAAGAATCCATCCCTGTCTTTCTCAACTCCTCTTCTCCACTCTCTCTAGAGCTCCACTCCCGAGACACCCTCGTCGCGTCACAGCACAAAAACTACAAGAGCCTAGTACTGAGTCGACTCGAGCGAGACTCATCCCGAGTCGCCTCAATCATCGCCAAAGTCAAACTCGCCGTCGAGGGCGCCGACAGCGAGACCCATTACCAACCTGAGGAGCTCACGACACCTGTCATCTCCGGAGCTAGCCAAGGAAGCGGCGAGTACTTCTCCCGGCTCGGCGTCGGAACTCCGGCGAAGGAGATGTACATGGTGCTCGACACCGGAAGCGACATAAACTGGATCCAGTGCAAGCCTTGCTCCTCCTGCTATCAACAATCCGACCCGATATTCGACCCGAGTTCATCCTCCACGTACAAGTCCCTCACTTGCTCCGCTCCACAGTGCGCTTCTCTAAGAGCCTCGGCTTGCCGCTCAGACAAGTGTCTCTACCAAGTTCGTTACGGCGACGGGTCTTTCACCGTCGGTGAATACGCAACCGATACGGTGACGTTTGGAAGCTCAG GTAAAGTAGACAACGTTGCTTTGGGGTGTGGTCGTGATAACGAGGGACTCTTCACCGGAGCAGCCGGTTTACTCGGTTTAGGCGGTGGAGCTTTGTCGATGACGAGTCAGATCAAAGCGAAGTCTTTCTCTTACTGCCTCGTTGACCGCGACTCGGGGAAGTCGTCGAGTCTTGATTTCAACTCGGTGCAAGTCGGCGCCGGAGACGCGACGGCGCCGATCCTCCGTAACAGCAAGATCGACACTTTCTACTACGTCGGGTTCACTGGGTTCAGCGTCGGTGGTCAGCAAGTCTCGATCCCTTCGTCGGCGTTCGCCGTCGACGCTTCGGGAACCGGAGGAGTGATCTTGGACTGTGGAACCGCCGTGACTCGGCTCCAGACTCAGGCCTATAACTCGCTTCGCGACGCGTTCGTGAAACTCACGGCGAATCTCAAAAGAGGAACGTCGAGCATCTCTCTGTTCGACACGTGCTACGACTTCTCGTCTCTCTCCACCGTGAAGGTCCCGACGGTGGCGTTTCACTTCACCGGTGGAAAGACTCTTAATTTGCCGGCGAAGAATTACTTGATCCCTATTGATGATGCGGGGACGTTCTGCTTCGCTTTTGCTCCGACGTCGTCTTCGTTGTCGATCATCGGGAACGTGCAGCAGCAAGGGACACGCATCACTTACGATCTAGCGAATCATCTTATCGGGTTGTCAGCTAATAAGTGCTAA
- the LOC106295329 gene encoding uncharacterized protein LOC106295329: MANEVNGEEFDEETVESEENEIEQVLEDFVDEPPVRHDECPSSGDEDENEENEPRRKAKENVPVKRGAGVLYKGQRFLNGVAFKDSVLDYALNTGRNIKQYRYDKDKIGFICVGGEGCEWKVYASTLPKDNVWKVRVFIEEHSCIPNGECEMLKVPQIARLFVDKIREEPEYYMPMKIEELVHEKWGFTVSRPQFQAARKKALKWIEFENDHMFARLRDYAAELVHSNPDSTVEIETVTNETGQEEFNRIFICFDNIRRTWKQSCRQLIGVDGCFLKHKVKGQLLVALGRDADNAIYPIAWGAVQVENIENWLWFVRKLKHDLGLNQGLGYIMVSDRQKVVDSLYVLLSVC; this comes from the coding sequence ATGGCTAATGAAGTGAACGGTGAGGAATTTGATGAAGAAACAGTTGAGAGCGAAGAAAATGAGATCGAGCAGGTACTGGAAGACTTCGTCGACGAGCCTCCTGTACGCCACGACGAGTGTCCCTCCAGTGGGGATGAGGATGAGAATGAGGAAAATGAACCTCGCAGGAAGGCGAAGGAAAATGTCCCTGTGAAACGCGGTGCTGGAGTACTTTACAAGGGGCAACGTTTCTTGAATGGTGTGGCTTTCAAGGACTCTGTGCTCGATTATGCTCTGAATACAGGCCGAAATATCAAGCAGTACAGATATGATAAGGATAAGATTGGGTTCATATGTGTTGGTGGTGAAGGATGTGAATGGAAAGTGTATGCGTCCACTCTTCCTAAGGATAATGTTTGGAAAGTTAGAGTCTTCATAGAGGAGCATTCATGTATTCCAAATGGTGAATGTGAGATGTTAAAAGTTCCTCAGATTGCAAGGCTTTTTGTTGATAAGATTAGAGAGGAACCAGAATACTACATGCCCATGAAGATTGAAGAATTGGTTCATGAAAAATGGGGGTTTACGGTATCTAGGCCTCAGTTTCAAGCTGCAAGAAAGAAGGCACTAAAGTGGATTGAGTTCGAGAATGATCATATGTTTGCCCGGCTAAGAGATTATGCTGCTGAGTTGGTCCATTCAAACCCGGATTCTACTGTGGAGATTGAGACTGTGACTAACGAAACTGGTCAGGAAGAGTTCAACAGGATATTTATTTGCTTTGATAACATCAGAAGGACATGGAAACAGTCATGTAGGCAACTGATAGGAGTCGATGGATGCTTCTTAAAGCACAAAGTCAAGGGACAGCTTCTTGTTGCATTAGGAAGAGACGCAGATAATGCTATATATCCAATAGCATGGGGGGCTGTTCAAGTCGAAAACATAGAAAACTGGTTATGGTTTGTGAGAAAGCTCAAACATGACTTGGGATTGAATCAGGGACTTGGTTACATAATGGTGTCAGATCGACAAAAGGTAGTGGATAGTCTTTATGTGCTTTTGTCTGTATGTTAA